A region from the Brassica napus cultivar Da-Ae chromosome C8, Da-Ae, whole genome shotgun sequence genome encodes:
- the LOC106413794 gene encoding uncharacterized protein LOC106413794, whose amino-acid sequence MKKLYKKGTVHPSPQIKSDDKLLSLLPVAIYSLAAVLSPQDREVLAYLISTASYSGERNFTSRVNKTKPRIVSHSDNHSPLFHCDCFSCYTSYWVRWDSSPSRQLIHEIIDAFEDSLEKKKQTKKKKNITGKKDRRKRSGKSSALASPSFGPNDSEVPSRLSDESITSSSSSELVDGACSCNDSLESTAELQTGKACEEGAAEEEEKGSVRRFVSFIGEKVFGVWG is encoded by the coding sequence ATGAAGAAGCTCTACAAGAAAGGAACAGTACACCCGTCGCCGCAGATAAAATCCGACGACAAACTTCTTTCTCTCCTACCCGTTGCTATATATTCACTAGCGGCAGTGCTCTCTCCCCAAGACCGTGAAGTCTTGGCCTATCTCATATCAACCGCCTCTTACTCCGGCGAACGAAACTTTACCTCTCGCGTGAATAAAACCAAACCCCGCATAGTATCTCATTCCGACAACCACTCGCCTCTCTTCCACTGCGACTGTTTCAGCTGCTACACGAGTTACTGGGTCAGATGGGACTCTTCACCTAGTCGCCAGCTGATTCATGAAATCATCGACGCATTCGAAGACAGcttagagaagaagaaacaaacgaaaaagaagaagaacataaCTGGAAAGAAAGACCGTAGAAAGCGTTCAGGGAAGTCTTCAGCTCTTGCTAGTCCTAGCTTTGGTCCGAACGATTCAGAGGTTCCGAGTCGACTCAGTGACGAATCCATCACAAGTTCGAGTTCAAGCGAGTTGGTTGATGGTGCTTGTAGTTGCAACGACAGTTTGGAATCTACGGCGGAGTTACAGACCGGGAAGGCCTGTGAAGAGGgggcggcggaggaggaggagaaggggTCAGTCAGGAGATTTGTGAGTTTCATTGGTGAGAAAGTTTTTGGTGTTTGGGGATAA
- the LOC106412278 gene encoding 1-aminocyclopropane-1-carboxylate oxidase 3 gives MEKNIKFPVVDLSKLNGEERDQTMALIDDACQNWGFFELLNHGIPYDLMDNIERMTKEHYKKFMEQKFKEMLSSKNLDTLETEVENVDWESTFFLHHLPHTNLYDIPDMSDEYRAAMKDFGKRLENLAEELLDLLCENLGLEKGYLKKVFSGTKGPTFGTKVSNYPPCPKPEMIKGLRAHTDAGGLILLFQDDKISGLQLLKDGVWVDVPPLKHSIVINLGDQLEVITNGKYKSIMHRVMTQKEGNRMSIASFYNPGSDAEISPAPSLVEKDSDEYPSFVFDDYMKLYAGVKFQPKEPRFEAMKNVAATTDLNPVATVETF, from the exons ATGGAGAAAAACATTAAGTTTCCTGTTGTAGACTTGTCTAAGCTAAATGGTGAAGAGAGAGACCAAACCATGGCTTTGATCGACGATGCTTGTCAAAACTGGGGCTTCTTTGAG CTGCTAAACCATGGAATACCATATGATCTTATGGACAATATTGAGAGGATGACAAAGGAACACTACAAAAAATTTATGGAACAAAAGTTCAAAGAAATGCTTTCTTCCAAAAATTTAGATACTCTGGAGACTGAAGTTGAGAATGTTGATTGGGAAAGTACTTTCTTCCTTCACCATCTTCCTCACACTAATCTCTACGACATCCCCGATATGTCAGATGAATACCg AGCGGCCATGAAGGACTTTGGGAAGAGGCTAGAGAACCTAGCGGAAGAACTGTTGGATTTGTTGTGTGAGAATCTAGGGTTGGAGAAAGGGTACTTGAAGAAGGTGTTTAGTGGGACAAAGGGTCCAACTTTTGGGACAAAGGTTAGCAACTATCCACCATGTCCTAAACCGGAGATGATCAAAGGGCTTAGGGCTCACACGGATGCAGGAGGCCTCATATTGCTATTTCAAGACGATAAGATCAGTGGTCTTCAGCTTCTCAAAGATGGTGTTTGGGTTGATGTCCCTCCTCTCAAACACTCCATTGTCATCAATCTTGGTGACCAACTTGAG GTGATAACCAACGGGAAGTACAAGAGCATAATGCACCGTGTGATGACACAAAAAGAAGGAAACAGGATGTCTATAGCGTCGTTCTACAACCCTGGAAGTGATGCGGAGATCTCTCCCGCACCATCTCTAGTGGAGAAAGACTCTGATGAATATCCGAGTTTTGTGTTTGATGACTACATGAAGCTATATGCTGGAGTCAAGTTTCAGCCCAAGGAGCCACGTTTTGAGGCGATGAAGAATGTTGCAGCAACCACGGATTTGAACCCGGTGGCCACAGTCGAGACGTTCTAA